One stretch of Salmo trutta chromosome 7, fSalTru1.1, whole genome shotgun sequence DNA includes these proteins:
- the LOC115197746 gene encoding beta-1,3-galactosyl-O-glycosyl-glycoprotein beta-1,6-N-acetylglucosaminyltransferase 3-like isoform X2, translating into MEGLESEQLSLLLKSKKKQQLLSEEFYHNVTQDCQRYVADRGFITVPLSQEEKEFPIAYSMVIHEKIEMFERLLRALYTPQNVYCVHIDQKSSEDFRSAVRAIVSCLPNVFVASKTESVIYASWSRVQADLNCMEDLLKSPVQWRYLLNTCGTDFPIKTNAEMVQALKLLNGKNSMESEVTNGYKKGRWEFHHIVTDTVVRTEVKKTPPPINTPMFSGNAYFVVSRAFVRHVMKSQEVRVLLEWEKDTYSPDEHLWATLQRMPSVPGSNPHNSKYQQSDMNSMARVVRWSYLAGDVRSGAPYPHCSGTYRRAVCVYGAGDLQWLLNQHHLMANKFDPEVDDVAIRCLESYLRFKATHRVSLKTVESGSIVPKLLNVIRL; encoded by the coding sequence ATGGAGGGTCTGGAGAGTGAGCAGCTCAGCCTCCTGCTGAAGTCCAAGAAGAAGCAACAGCTGCTGTCAGAGGAGTTCTACCACAACGTAACTCAGGACTGTCAGAGGTACGTTGCAGACAGAGGGTTCATCACTGTTCCTCTGAGCCAGGAGGAAAAGGAGTTCCCCATCGCCTACTCCATGGTCATCCACGAGAAGATTGAGATGTTTGAGAGGCTCCTGCGTGCGTTGTACACTCCGCAGAACGTCTACTGCGTCCACATCGACCAGAAATCATCCGAGGACTTCAGGAGTGCAGTGAGAGCTATTGTTTCCTGCTTACCCAATGTGTTTGTGGCCAGTAAGACAGAGAGCGTGATCTACGCCTCCTGGTCCAGAGTGCAGGCTGACCTGAACTGCATGGAGGACCTGCTAAAGTCACCTGTCCAGTGGAGATACCTTCTCAACACCTGTGGAACCGACTTCCCCATTAAGACCAATGCTGAGATGGTTCAGGCCCTCAAGCTGCTGAACGGAAAGAACAGCAtggagtcagaggtcaccaacGGCTACAAGAAGGGCAGATGGGAGTTCCACCACATCGTCACTGACACCGTGGTCAGGACAGAGGTTAAGAAGACCCCTCCACCAATCAACACCCCCATGTTCTCTGGCAACGCCTACTTTGTGGTATCCAGGGCCTTCGTCCGTCACGTGATGAAGAGTCAGGAGGTCCGAGTTCTGCTGGAGTGGGAGAAGGACACCTATAGTCCTGATGAACACCTGTGGGCCACTCTGCAGCGGATGCCCTCTGTCCCAGGCTCCAACCCCCACAACAGTAAGTACCAGCAGTCTGATATGAACTCCATGGCCAGGGTAGTGAGGTGGAGCTACCTGGCTGGGGATGTGAGGAGCGGAGCCCCCTACCCCCACTGCTCCGGGACCTacaggagagctgtgtgtgtctatggagCTGGAGACCTTCAGTGGCTCCTAAACCAACACCACCTTATGGCTAACAAGTTTGACCCCGAGGTGGATGATGTGGCTATTAGATGTCTGGAGTCATACCTGCGCTTCAAAGCAACACACCGTGTATCATTAAAGACAGTGGAATCTGGGAGTATCGTACCAAAACTATTAAATGTTATAAGGTTGTAA
- the LOC115197746 gene encoding beta-1,3-galactosyl-O-glycosyl-glycoprotein beta-1,6-N-acetylglucosaminyltransferase 3-like isoform X1 → MSPLRLSSSQRVFRNLSLIILSSSVCLFLWAALRPCSDRKPLRSPDLLPLHYAADLPACSAIIQGDMEGLESEQLSLLLKSKKKQQLLSEEFYHNVTQDCQRYVADRGFITVPLSQEEKEFPIAYSMVIHEKIEMFERLLRALYTPQNVYCVHIDQKSSEDFRSAVRAIVSCLPNVFVASKTESVIYASWSRVQADLNCMEDLLKSPVQWRYLLNTCGTDFPIKTNAEMVQALKLLNGKNSMESEVTNGYKKGRWEFHHIVTDTVVRTEVKKTPPPINTPMFSGNAYFVVSRAFVRHVMKSQEVRVLLEWEKDTYSPDEHLWATLQRMPSVPGSNPHNSKYQQSDMNSMARVVRWSYLAGDVRSGAPYPHCSGTYRRAVCVYGAGDLQWLLNQHHLMANKFDPEVDDVAIRCLESYLRFKATHRVSLKTVESGSIVPKLLNVIRL, encoded by the coding sequence ATGTCTCCACTTCGGTTGTCAAGCTCTCAGAGAGTCTTCAGGAACTTATCTCTGATCATACTAAGTAGCTCTGTCTGTTTGTTCCTGTGGGCCGCTCTCAGACCCTGCTCTGACAGGAAGCCTCTCCGCTCTCCAGACCTCCTCCCTCTGCACTATGCTGCAGACTTGCCGGCCTGCTCAGCCATCATCCAAGGAGACATGGAGGGTCTGGAGAGTGAGCAGCTCAGCCTCCTGCTGAAGTCCAAGAAGAAGCAACAGCTGCTGTCAGAGGAGTTCTACCACAACGTAACTCAGGACTGTCAGAGGTACGTTGCAGACAGAGGGTTCATCACTGTTCCTCTGAGCCAGGAGGAAAAGGAGTTCCCCATCGCCTACTCCATGGTCATCCACGAGAAGATTGAGATGTTTGAGAGGCTCCTGCGTGCGTTGTACACTCCGCAGAACGTCTACTGCGTCCACATCGACCAGAAATCATCCGAGGACTTCAGGAGTGCAGTGAGAGCTATTGTTTCCTGCTTACCCAATGTGTTTGTGGCCAGTAAGACAGAGAGCGTGATCTACGCCTCCTGGTCCAGAGTGCAGGCTGACCTGAACTGCATGGAGGACCTGCTAAAGTCACCTGTCCAGTGGAGATACCTTCTCAACACCTGTGGAACCGACTTCCCCATTAAGACCAATGCTGAGATGGTTCAGGCCCTCAAGCTGCTGAACGGAAAGAACAGCAtggagtcagaggtcaccaacGGCTACAAGAAGGGCAGATGGGAGTTCCACCACATCGTCACTGACACCGTGGTCAGGACAGAGGTTAAGAAGACCCCTCCACCAATCAACACCCCCATGTTCTCTGGCAACGCCTACTTTGTGGTATCCAGGGCCTTCGTCCGTCACGTGATGAAGAGTCAGGAGGTCCGAGTTCTGCTGGAGTGGGAGAAGGACACCTATAGTCCTGATGAACACCTGTGGGCCACTCTGCAGCGGATGCCCTCTGTCCCAGGCTCCAACCCCCACAACAGTAAGTACCAGCAGTCTGATATGAACTCCATGGCCAGGGTAGTGAGGTGGAGCTACCTGGCTGGGGATGTGAGGAGCGGAGCCCCCTACCCCCACTGCTCCGGGACCTacaggagagctgtgtgtgtctatggagCTGGAGACCTTCAGTGGCTCCTAAACCAACACCACCTTATGGCTAACAAGTTTGACCCCGAGGTGGATGATGTGGCTATTAGATGTCTGGAGTCATACCTGCGCTTCAAAGCAACACACCGTGTATCATTAAAGACAGTGGAATCTGGGAGTATCGTACCAAAACTATTAAATGTTATAAGGTTGTAA